A portion of the Halobacillus ihumii genome contains these proteins:
- a CDS encoding glycosyl hydrolase family 18 protein, which yields VKKHLNGRMTVSTKLLKNMFRSPFLAAFSFILTYGFLQEDHWATSPQAGSVASLQWVEQNLQELLEVVPKDHLLLGIPLYSRLWEENNGEVSSTALTMEEAERWVEDKGLTPELDESTGQEYVQKTIDGTTYKMWLENEISLKKRINLMEKYQLAGIASWSISFADREAWEFINEQLHEE from the coding sequence AAGTAAAGAAGCACTTAAACGGACGAATGACCGTATCAACCAAATTGCTAAAAAATATGTTTAGGTCGCCATTCTTGGCGGCTTTTTCTTTTATCCTTACTTATGGCTTTTTGCAAGAAGACCATTGGGCTACTTCACCGCAAGCAGGCAGTGTAGCCAGTCTTCAATGGGTGGAGCAGAATTTGCAAGAATTGCTCGAGGTTGTCCCGAAAGATCACCTTCTATTAGGAATTCCTTTATACTCCCGGTTATGGGAGGAAAACAATGGGGAAGTAAGTTCTACTGCATTAACCATGGAAGAGGCCGAACGCTGGGTGGAAGATAAAGGGTTAACACCTGAGTTAGATGAGTCAACGGGGCAGGAATATGTGCAGAAGACAATCGATGGTACGACCTATAAAATGTGGCTGGAAAATGAAATATCTTTAAAGAAACGGATAAATCTCATGGAAAAATACCAATTAGCGGGAATTGCCTCATGGAGTATTTCCTTTGCTGATCGTGAGGCATGGGAATTTATAAATGAGCAACTACATGAAGAGTAA